A DNA window from Ipomoea triloba cultivar NCNSP0323 chromosome 10, ASM357664v1 contains the following coding sequences:
- the LOC116033569 gene encoding probable F-box protein At4g22030 produces the protein MSALQASTLWTSSSATAAPAASTSRRMTINAALNFPKIHKTNLSLSLPILQTRRFIEEIQFKTSDPAEKNPEDPLVVAKLHALMEAVADRAEMHSNVCEQRNNWNSLLLTSVNGLILAAATMAGIAAVGGGASLHALKLSSTLLYVSATGILAVMNKIQPSQLAEEQRNAARLFRNLHSQIRTTLSTGNAQNDDVSEAMQRVLALDKAYPLPLLGAMLEKFPAAVEPAVWWPKQPRRQRTEIGGNNNDWNRELEEDMREVMKVMKKKDREDYLRLGNKALKLNKILAISGPVLTGLAAIGALLAGPSAAVVGVGAGALAAVVNTLQHGGQVGMVFEMYRSNAGFFKMVQDSIDSNLEEEDLQRRENGQLFEMKVALKLGRSLSELKDLAAKSRSLQNEEIDEFASKLF, from the coding sequence ATGTCTGCCCTTCAAGCTTCAACCTTATGGACTTCATCATCAGCAACGGCGGCGCCGGCGGCCTCGACTTCCCGGAGAATGACAATAAACGCCGCCTTGAATTTCCCGAAAATCCATAAAACCAATCTCTCCCTCTCCCTTCCCATCCTCCAAACAAGAAGATTCATAGAGGAAATCCAGTTCAAAACCTCGGACCCGGCCGAGAAGAATCCAGAAGATCCATTGGTCGTCGCTAAGCTTCACGCGCTCATGGAGGCGGTGGCGGATAGGGCGGAGATGCACAGCAACGTTTGCGAGCAGAGAAATAACTGGAACAGCCTCCTATTAACCTCCGTCAACGGCCTCATTCTCGCCGCCGCTACTATGGCCGGAATCGCAGCCGTCGGCGGCGGCGCGTCGTTACACGCTCTTAAACTGTCGTCCACTTTGCTTTACGTATCCGCGACGGGGATTTTGGCGGTTATGAACAAAATTCAGCCGTCACAGCTCGCCGAGGAGCAGCGGAACGCGGCGAGGCTGTTCAGGAATCTCCATAGCCAAATCCGAACAACCTTATCCACCGGCAACGCCCAAAACGACGACGTTTCGGAAGCCATGCAGAGAGTTTTAGCGCTTGATAAAGCCTACCCTCTACCCCTCCTCGGCGCCATGCTCGAGAAGTTCCCAGCCGCCGTTGAGCCAGCCGTGTGGTGGCCAAAACAGCCGCGCCGACAGCGAACCGAAATTGGCGGGAATAATAACGATTGGAATCGGGAATTAGAGGAAGACATGAGAGAAGTAATGAAAGTGATGAAGAAAAAAGACAGAGAAGACTATTTACGGCTTGGAAACAAAGCTTTAAAACTGAACAAAATTCTCGCGATCTCAGGCCCGGTACTAACCGGCTTAGCCGCCATTGGAGCGTTATTAGCGGGGCCCTCCGCCGCCGTTGTAGGAGTCGGCGCCGGAGCATTGGCCGCCGTGGTTAACACGTTACAGCACGGCGGACAAGTGGGGATGGTGTTCGAGATGTACCGCAGCAATGCGGGTTTCTTTAAGATGGTTCAAGACTCCATTGATTCGAaccttgaagaagaagatttgCAGAGAAGAGAAAACGGGCAATTGTTTGAAATGAAGGTGGCATTGAAGCTGGGAAGGAGTCTGTCGGAGCTCAAAGATCTTGCTGCCAAATCACGATCGCTGCAGAATGAAGAGATTGACGAATTCGCAAGCAAGCTTTTctga
- the LOC116031455 gene encoding B-cell receptor-associated protein 31-like — MIQLLFPLIFGEMALIVIFVFKTPLRKLVILGLDRVKRGRGPIVLKTVAGTVFVVMLSTIYNVISIRNRWIEDEGGDITPTDQILLAQHLLEASLMGFSLFLGLMIDRLHHYIRELRMRRKTMEAVKKQNRAIEEGKAGISEEIKSLEGQASSLRERIKQLESDVEEKSKEVSSSEANAIALKKQSEGFLLEYDRLLEENQHLRSQLQSLDRKLSHSDSKKVS, encoded by the exons ATGATTCAGCTGCTCTTCCCTCTAATATTCGGCGAGATGGCTCTGATCGTCATCTTCGTCTTCAAAACTCCGCTTCGCAAGCTGGTGATATTGGGCCTTGACAGAGTCAAACGCGGCCGCGGCCCTATCGTCCTTAAGACCGTCGCCGGAACCGTCTTCGTCGTCATGCTCTCCACCATCTACAATGTGATTTCGATTCGCAACCGGTGGATCGAGGACGAGGGCGGCGATATAACCCCCACCGATCAGATTCTATTGGCTCAACATCTTCTCGAAGCTTCTCTCATGG GATTCTCGCTCTTCCTTGGACTAATGATTGATAGGCTTCACCATTATATCAGAGAGCTTCGCATGAGAAGGAAGACGATGGAAGCAGTGAAAAAGCAAAACCGGGCCATTGAGGAAGGGAAGGCTGGGATCTCGGAGGAGATCAAATCCCTCGAGGGACAGGCAAGTTCACTGCGAGAGAGGATTAAGCAGCTGGAGTCGGATGTGGAGGAGAAGAGCAAGGAAGTGAGCAGCTCTGAAGCCAACGCGATTGCCCTGAAAAAGCAATCGGAAGGATTTCTCCTCGAATATGACCGGTTACTGGAAGAAAATCAACACCTGAGAAGTCAGTTACAGTCACTGGATAGAAAGTTGTCACATTCAGATAGCAAGAAGGTTTCCTAA
- the LOC116031712 gene encoding aspartic proteinase-like — protein MGVKALLVTLFLWTLLFPLSFCASNGGLVRISLKKMKLDQENLLASKRGESMRASSIRKYNFHGGIGGSGGDDIVALKNYLNAQYFGEIGIGSPPQKISVIFDTGSSNLWVPSSKCLFSLACYFHSRYKSSRSNTYKRNGTAAAIQYGSGAISGFFSNDNVQVGDLIVKHQDFIEATREPSLTFLVAKFDGILGLGFQEISVGNAVPVWYNMVDQGLVNEPVFSFWLNRNAEEEDGGEIVFGGVDPNHYKGKHTYVPVTQKGYWQFDMGDVLIDGKPTGYCGHGCAAIADSGTSLLAGPTAVITMINHAIGASGVVSQECKAFVENYGQRIVDLLLTEESPKKICSKIGLCTFDGSHGVSMGIESVIDEKEGRSAGIRDSECETCEMAVFWMQHLLSQNHTQDRILSYANEFCDRLPSPLGESAVDCGSLSSMPSVSFTIGNKLFELSPDEYILKVGVGRAAQCISGFTALDIPPPRGPLWILGDVFMGRYHTVFDYGNLQVGFAEAA, from the exons ATGGGAGTGAAAGCTTTACTTGTCACCCTTTTCCTTTGGACTCTTCTATTTCCTCTATCCTTCTGCGCATCAAATGGTGGACTGGTTAGGATTTCACTCAAAAAGATGAAACTTGATCAGGAGAACCTTCTTGCTTCCAAGAGGGGAGAGTCAATGAGAGCATCATCTATTAGAAAGTATAACTTCCATGGTGGAATTGGGGGTTCTGGGGGTGATGATATTGTAGCACTAAAGAACTATCTCAATGCTCAGTACTTTGGGGAGATTGGGATTGGATCTCCTCCTCAAAAAATTTCTGTGATCTTTGACACCGGAAGTTCCAACTTATGGGTGCCATCATCTAAGTGCTTGTTCTCG CTTGCCTGTTACTTCCATTCCAGATATAAGTCAAGTCGTTCAAATACTTACAAGAGAAATG GAACGGCTGCTGCAATTCAATATGGGTCTGGAGCAATATCTGGCTTCTTCAGTAATGATAATGTTCAAGTTGGTGATCTCATCGTAAAACATCAG GACTTTATTGAGGCAACCAGAGAGCCAAGTCTGACATTTTTGGTTGCCAAGTTTGATGGTATATTGGGTCTTGGCTTCCAGGAGATTTCAGTTGGAAATGCTGTTCCAGTTTG GTACAACATGGTTGATCAAGGTCTAGTTAATGAGCCTGTCTTCTCATTTTGGCTCAACCGGAATGCAGAAGAGGAAGACGGGGGAGAAATCGTATTTGGCGGGGTTGATCCCAACCACTACAAAGGGAAACACACCTATGTTCCAGTAACACAGAAAGGTTATTGGCAG TTTGATATGGGTGATGTTCTCATCGATGGTAAACCCACAG GGTACTGTGGCCATGGATGTGCTGCGATAGCAGATTCTGGAACTTCTCTCTTAGCTGGCCCAACG GCCGTGATTACCATGATCAATCATGCCATTGGAGCCTCTGGCGTAGTTAGCCAAGAATGCAAAGCTTTTGTTGAAAATTACGGGCAGAGAATTGTTGATTTGCTCTTAACAGAG GAAAGTCCAAAGAAAATATGCTCAAAAATTGGGTTATGCACTTTCGATGGAAGTCATGGTGTAAG TATGGGCATCGAGAGTGTAATAGATGAAAAAGAAGGCAGATCAGCTGGGATACGTGATTCCGAGTGTGAGACTTGTGAAATGGCTGTCTTTTGGATGCAACACCTTCTTAGTCAGAATCATACTCAAGACCGCATACTGTCTTATGCCAACGAG TTTTGTGACCGGCTGCCAAGCCCATTGGGTGAATCAGCTGTCGATTGTGGAAGCCTTTCTTCAATGCCTAGCGTTTCCTTCACAATTGGCAATAAACTCTTCGAACTCTCCCCTGATGAG TACATACTCAAGGTGGGCGTTGGGCGTGCTGCACAATGCATAAGTGGGTTTACAGCCTTGGATATCCCTCCTCCTCGCGGACCTCTCTG GATCTTGGGAGATGTTTTCATGGGGCGGTATCACACGGTGTTTGATTATGGCAACCTGCAGGTCGGATTCGCTGAAGCTGCCTAA